The Astatotilapia calliptera chromosome 2, fAstCal1.2, whole genome shotgun sequence genome includes a window with the following:
- the LOC113037220 gene encoding protocadherin beta-15-like, with protein sequence MYKYHRSVCKNEVVLFLHFQQIYSHCDGLLKIFVFIMEQRKRQSEMRRGYLVGCVFAVLLWTVASAQLRYSISEEVNEGTVVGNIARDLGLDKNTLKDRKYRIVSSNADPLFYVNPNDGVLYVSRKIDREEVCAQSSACVINVKTVLENPLEVHYARVEVLDINDHSPSFQDNQTTLEISESVLPGTRFQLKAARDQDSGQFSVQQYKLSNNDHFRLEIKDKGDDGKIPILVVQKSLDREAAGSHVLSLTALDGGKPPKSSEMNILVNVLDVNDNAPAFSKDDYSVTLNENTPLGTIVIQVNAIDLDDGPNGDVVYSFGKSINQKDLNFFAISPLTGELSVKGLINYEEREKYEIEIQASDKGMAPLTTEKSVKIKIVDLNDNAPEIEVTSFSSSIPEDSRPGTTVALISVNDLDSGLNGKVICFVGEDVPFALSPSLQDKMFSLVTKSPLDREKQSQYELTITAKDAGQPPLSSEKTISVTVSDVNDNRPEFSLSPYTFYVIEGNSPGASVFSVNASDRDENDNARISYHIIRDGSEENKVTSFLNINSENGEILALKSFDFESLKTFQFQVVASDSGTPSLSNNVTVNVFILDQNDNAPVILYPLSSNGSAQGVEEIPRNVNAGHLVTKVRAYDADIGYNGWLLFSLQEVTDHSLFALDRYTGQIRTLRSFTETDEAEHKLVILVKDNGNVSLSATATVIVKLVEPKEAFAASDVKSTAKDDEDSNVIFYLMITLGAVSVLFLISIIVLIAMQCSKSTDYTSKYLPETNYDGTLCHSIQYRSGEKRYMLVGPRMSIGSTIVPGSHANTLVLPDRRRTSEEVRNIQHFPIK encoded by the coding sequence atgtacaaatatcacaggaGTGTTTGCAAGAACgaggttgttctttttttgcatttccaaCAGATTTATAGTCATTGTGATGGATTATTGAAAATTTTCGTTTTCATCATGGAACAAAGAAAACGCCAGTCGGAAATGAGGAGAGGATATCTGGTCGGATGCGTATTTGCTGTGCTTTTGTGGACTGTAGCATCAGCGCAGTTGCGATACTCGATCTCCGAGGAGGTTAACGAAGGAACTGTGGTTGGAAACATAGCAAGAGATCTGGGATTAGATAAAAACACGTTGAAAGACCGGAAGTATCGGATTGTTTCAAGTAATGCGGATCCCCTGTTCTATGTGAATCCAAACGATGGTGTTCTGTATGTGAGCAGAAAGATTGACAGAGAGGAAGTGTGTGCGCAGAGCAGTGCGTGTGtaataaatgttaaaactgtGCTAGAAAACCCACTGGAGGTCCATTATGCTAGAGTAGAAGTGCTGGATATAAATGATCATTCACCCAGCTTCCAAGACAACCAGACAACCCTTGAGATTTCAGAGTCAGTATTACCCGGGACACGATTTCAGCTGAAAGCAGCACGTGACCAAGACAGTGGACAGTTTTCCGTGCAGCAGTATAAACTTAGCAACAACGATCACTTCCGGTTGGAAATTAAGGATAAAGGAGATGATGGAAAAATACCTATTTTAGTTGTTCAAAAATCCTTAGACAGGGAAGCTGCAGGGAGCCATGTATTATCACTGACGGCGCTGGATGGGGGTAAACCTCCGAAATCAAGCGAAATGAATATTCTGGTAAATGTTCTTGATGTTAATGATAACGCTCCTGCTTTCTCTAAAGATGATTATTCTGTTACGCTCAATGAAAATACACCACTTGGTACAATAGTCATACAAGTAAATGCAATAGACTTAGATGATGGACCTAACGGAGATGTAGTTTATTCATTTGGTAAGAGTATAAATCAAAAAGATTTAAATTTCTTTGCTATCAGTCCATTAACAGGAGAGTTAAGCGTTAAAGGGTTGATAAACTATGAGGAGAGGGAAAAATACGAAATAGAAATCCAGGCGTCAGATAAAGGTATGGCTCCTCTAACTACAGAAAAGAGCgtaaaaataaagattgttgACTTGAATGATAACGCACCTGAGATTGAGGTAACATCATTTTCAAGCTCAATCCCAGAAGATTCCAGACCTGGAACTACAGTAGCTCTTATTAGTGTAAACGACTTGGATTCTGGTCTTAATGGAAAAGTTATTTGTTTCGTAGGTGAGGATGTTCCGTTTGCTTTATCACCATCTTTACAGGATAAGATGTTTTCATTAGTGACCAAATCCCCTCTGGACAGAGAGAAACAGTCACAATACGAGTTGACAATAACAGCAAAAGACGCAGGTCAGCCTCCGTTATCATCTGAAAAGACAATAAGCGTTACGGTGTCAGATGTGAATGACAACCGTCCAGAGTTTTCACTCAGCCCATATACTTTCTATGTTATTGAGGGGAACAGTCCAGGAgcttcagtgttttctgttaatgCCTCTGATCGTGATGAGAATGACAATGCGCGCATTTCGTATCATATTATCAGAGACGGAAGTGAAGAGAATAAAGTCACTTCATTTCTAAACATAAACTCTGAAAATGGGGAAATTTTAGCGCTGAAAAGTTTTGACTTTGAATCGCTGAAAACTTTCCAGTTCCAAGTTGTTGCCTCAGACTCTGGAACTCCGTCACTAAGCAACAACGTCACAGTCAACGTCTTCATCCTGGATCAGAACGACAACGCTCCAGTCATCCTGTATCCACTCAGCTCCAACGGTTCTGCtcaaggtgtggaggagattccCCGAAACGTCAACGCAGGACACTTGGTGACTAAAGTCAGAGCCTATGACGCTGATATAGGATATAACGGCTGGTTGCTATTTTCACTGCAAGAAGTGACTGACCATAGTCTCTTTGCGTTGGACCGCTACACAGGACAGATCAGAACACTTCGCTCATTCACAGAGACAGACGAGGCTGAGCATAAACTGGTAATACTGGTCAAAGACAACGGCAACGTTTCTCTCTCAGCAACAGCTACTGTGATTGTCAAACTTGTGGAGCCCAAAGAGGCTTTTGCAGCTTCTGATGTTAAAAGTACAGCAAAAGATGATGAGGACAGTAACGTGATATTTTACCTCATGATAACTTTGGGCGCAGTTTCTGTACTTTTTCTCATAAGCATCATCGTGCTGATTGCAATGCAGTGCTCCAAATCCACAGACTATACTTCTAAATATTTGCCAGAGACTAATTATGATGGGACACTGTGTCACAGCATCCAGTACAGATCAGGAGAGAAGCGGTACATGCTAGTTGGACCCAGAATGAGTATAGGATCTACTATAGTTCCGGGCAGTCATGCAAATACACTAGTGCTTCCTGATAGGAGACGCACATCTGAAGAGGTAAGGAATATTCAACATTTTCCaattaaataa